The following are encoded in a window of Alphaproteobacteria bacterium genomic DNA:
- a CDS encoding metallopeptidase family protein: protein MADGQTYAPDAAAIERLAEAAIARLPEGFRRHLANVVLRVEEFADDEVLDSLGVEDAFEISGLYSGRSMREESAWASGELPPMIHLYRRPLLDEWAETGVGLEALITHVIVHEVGHHFGFSDADMHAIEEQAG from the coding sequence ATGGCCGACGGTCAAACCTACGCGCCCGACGCGGCGGCGATCGAGCGGCTGGCCGAGGCGGCGATCGCCCGGCTGCCCGAGGGCTTCCGGCGCCACCTCGCCAACGTCGTGCTTCGGGTCGAGGAATTCGCGGACGACGAGGTGCTCGATTCGCTCGGCGTCGAGGACGCGTTCGAGATTTCGGGCCTCTATTCCGGCCGCTCGATGCGCGAGGAAAGCGCCTGGGCTTCGGGCGAGCTGCCGCCGATGATCCACCTCTACCGCCGCCCCCTGCTCGACGAATGGGCCGAGACCGGAGTCGGCCTCGAGGCGCTGATCACCCATGTCATCGTCCACGAGGTGGGCCATCATTTCGGCTTTTCCGACGCCGACATGCACGCGATCGAGGAGCAGGCGGGTTGA
- a CDS encoding DNA methylase N-4 encodes MADNSNHLQIEMVPHGSIHPNPQNPRRHNRKQRGQMKSSLRRFGFKGALIVDKETGMILAGNALWEAAGELGMDEVPVIRASFATEADRRAFILAHNKLADLSSFDAEIVAEELKFLFDSGYDFEVTGFTTNDLDFSIVSEPEPNEIIELPDPNARAVSRLGDLWHVGPHRILCGNSLDTVSYEALLADELADMIFSDPPYGVRINGHVSGLGKIRHREFEMMSGEQSPAELIAFFRRIFRNCVQFSRAASIHYHCIDWRHARQMQDAADGVYTEFKQLVVWDKGSGAMGAFYRSQHELILVFKSGRGRHTNNFELGQQRYRTNIWRYDGAAQFRKGRQEDLEAHPSVKSTAMVIDAIRDCSNTGDLILDPFAGSGTTAAAAHHAGRRCATVEIDPLYVDTALKRLCKVTGRPAIHADGRTFDEVAADRASEEATDV; translated from the coding sequence ATGGCCGACAATTCCAACCACCTGCAGATCGAGATGGTGCCCCACGGCTCCATCCATCCGAACCCCCAAAATCCCCGCAGGCACAATCGCAAGCAGCGCGGCCAGATGAAGAGCTCGCTGCGCCGCTTCGGCTTCAAGGGCGCGCTCATCGTCGACAAGGAGACCGGCATGATCCTCGCCGGCAACGCCTTGTGGGAGGCGGCAGGCGAACTCGGCATGGACGAGGTCCCGGTGATCCGGGCCAGCTTCGCGACCGAGGCCGATCGCCGCGCCTTCATCCTCGCCCATAACAAGCTGGCGGATCTGAGCAGCTTTGATGCCGAGATCGTGGCCGAGGAACTCAAGTTCCTGTTCGACAGCGGCTATGACTTCGAAGTCACCGGGTTCACCACCAACGATCTCGACTTCTCGATCGTCTCCGAGCCGGAACCCAATGAGATCATTGAGCTGCCGGATCCCAACGCGCGAGCGGTGAGCCGGCTCGGCGATCTTTGGCATGTTGGGCCGCACAGGATCCTATGCGGCAACTCGCTCGACACGGTGAGCTATGAGGCGCTGCTTGCCGACGAGCTTGCCGACATGATCTTCTCCGATCCGCCCTACGGTGTGCGCATCAACGGGCACGTGTCGGGTCTCGGCAAGATCCGGCATCGCGAGTTCGAGATGATGTCGGGCGAGCAGAGCCCGGCGGAGCTGATCGCATTCTTCCGCCGGATCTTCCGCAACTGCGTCCAGTTCTCCCGTGCGGCCTCGATCCACTATCACTGCATAGATTGGCGGCACGCGCGCCAGATGCAGGACGCGGCCGACGGCGTCTACACAGAGTTCAAGCAGCTGGTTGTCTGGGACAAAGGTTCGGGTGCGATGGGCGCCTTCTACCGCAGCCAGCACGAGCTGATCCTCGTGTTCAAGTCCGGCCGCGGTCGACATACCAATAATTTTGAACTCGGCCAGCAGCGCTATCGCACCAATATCTGGCGGTACGACGGTGCTGCCCAGTTCAGAAAGGGCCGACAGGAGGATCTGGAGGCTCATCCCAGCGTGAAGTCGACCGCCATGGTGATCGACGCCATCCGCGACTGCTCGAACACCGGCGATCTGATTCTCGACCCGTTCGCCGGCTCAGGGACGACCGCGGCCGCGGCCCATCACGCCGGCCGGCGCTGCGCCACGGTCGAGATTGATCCACTCTACGTCGACACCGCGCTCAAGCGGCTTTGCAAGGTCACCGGCCGCCCTGCCATTCACGCCGATGGTCGTACCTTCGACGAGGTCGCTGCCGATCGCGCCAGCGAGGAGGCGACCGATGTCTGA
- a CDS encoding insulinase family protein: MMKLTTLDSGLRVASRTMPGFETVAVGLYADAGSRHEPARVNGIAHLFEHMVFKGAGGRSARELSEAIEDVGGDLNAATDREGTSFTASLLAEHLPLGIEILADMIQRPHFRDEDLAREKEVVLQELGEARDTPNDIIFDDLWMAAYPDQPLGRSVLGDEGSIAAIGVDDLHAWRTDQYRTGNLYLVAAGKVDHEALVALAMRHFAGLSAGTLEAAEAARFAGTARTRRPRADQAHLTGAYAAPTIGAPDYHAARLFSDVVGSGASSRLFQAVREDRGLAYSVWSQLQPYRDGALFYFYAATAPREAAAAAALIADVIAETAVDATERELQRAKAQAKAGLLMSLETAWGQANYVARQLSLYGRLDEPDTVVREIEAVTLDQLRAAGAKLIAGPLARATIGVPAVRAA; encoded by the coding sequence ATGATGAAGCTTACCACCCTAGACAGCGGCCTCAGGGTCGCCAGCCGGACGATGCCCGGCTTCGAGACCGTGGCCGTCGGCCTTTACGCCGACGCCGGCTCGCGCCACGAGCCGGCGCGGGTCAACGGCATCGCCCACCTGTTCGAGCATATGGTGTTCAAGGGCGCCGGCGGCCGCTCGGCGCGCGAGCTCAGCGAGGCGATCGAGGACGTCGGCGGAGACCTCAACGCCGCGACCGACCGCGAGGGAACGAGCTTCACCGCCAGCCTGCTCGCCGAGCATCTGCCGCTCGGCATCGAGATCCTCGCCGACATGATCCAGCGCCCCCATTTCCGCGACGAGGATCTCGCCCGCGAGAAGGAGGTCGTGCTCCAGGAGCTCGGCGAGGCGCGCGACACGCCGAACGACATCATCTTCGACGATTTGTGGATGGCCGCCTATCCGGACCAGCCGCTCGGCCGCTCGGTGCTCGGTGACGAGGGAAGCATCGCGGCGATCGGAGTCGACGACCTCCACGCCTGGCGGACCGACCAATATCGTACCGGCAACCTCTATCTGGTTGCGGCCGGCAAGGTGGATCACGAGGCTCTGGTGGCGCTCGCGATGCGGCATTTCGCCGGCCTCAGCGCCGGCACGCTCGAAGCGGCGGAGGCGGCCCGGTTCGCCGGGACCGCCCGCACCCGCCGGCCGCGCGCCGACCAGGCCCATCTCACCGGCGCCTATGCCGCCCCGACCATCGGCGCTCCCGATTATCACGCGGCGCGGCTCTTCTCCGACGTGGTGGGATCGGGCGCCTCGTCGCGCCTGTTCCAGGCGGTGCGCGAGGATCGGGGCCTCGCTTATTCGGTCTGGTCGCAGCTCCAGCCCTATCGCGACGGCGCCCTCTTCTATTTCTACGCGGCGACCGCGCCGCGCGAGGCGGCGGCCGCGGCGGCGCTGATCGCCGACGTCATCGCGGAAACTGCGGTCGACGCGACCGAGCGCGAGCTTCAGCGCGCCAAGGCGCAGGCCAAGGCCGGCCTTTTGATGTCGCTCGAAACCGCCTGGGGCCAGGCCAATTACGTCGCTCGCCAGCTCTCGCTCTACGGCCGGCTCGACGAGCCCGACACGGTGGTGCGCGAGATCGAGGCGGTGACCCTCGACCAGCTCCGGGCGGCGGGCGCGAAGTTGATCGCCGGGCCGCTCGCCCGGGCGACGATCGGCGTTCCGGCGGTGCGCGCGGCGTGA
- a CDS encoding 4a-hydroxytetrahydrobiopterin dehydratase, with protein sequence MTVGHRAGHRGRTTKEEEVLTETERNEALALLPGWAFDAERGGIARSLKFADFGAAFAFMTRVALEAEKADHHPDWRNVWNRVDILLSTHDAGGVTAKDIALAQKIDAISASLP encoded by the coding sequence TTGACCGTCGGCCATCGAGCGGGACATAGAGGGAGGACAACGAAGGAGGAAGAGGTGCTGACCGAGACCGAAAGGAACGAGGCGCTTGCGCTCCTGCCCGGCTGGGCCTTCGACGCGGAGCGAGGCGGCATCGCCCGGAGCCTGAAGTTCGCCGATTTCGGCGCGGCCTTCGCCTTCATGACCCGAGTCGCGCTCGAGGCGGAGAAGGCCGATCACCATCCCGATTGGCGCAACGTGTGGAACCGCGTCGACATCCTGCTTTCGACCCACGATGCGGGTGGCGTGACGGCGAAAGACATCGCTCTGGCGCAGAAGATCGACGCGATCTCAGCCAGCTTGCCCTGA
- a CDS encoding ATP-binding cassette domain-containing protein, with protein MGRDRSRPRGADHPCHRPRGGPSFRLFRRRHARDRGAGGLSLLSLEDVACVRGGRLLFEGLSLRLEAGEAALVAGPNGAGKSSLIRLAAGLLRASSGRVSRAAAALTDERLALDERQRLGDALAFWVPDPERGIAAMGLGPLAGVPVRMLSTGQRKRAALARTVASGAPLWLLDEPANGLDGEGLARLEAAMAAHRSQGGAILAASHQPLALTGAAQVKLG; from the coding sequence ATGGGCCGAGACCGGAGTCGGCCTCGAGGCGCTGATCACCCATGTCATCGTCCACGAGGTGGGCCATCATTTCGGCTTTTCCGACGCCGACATGCACGCGATCGAGGAGCAGGCGGGTTGAGCCTGCTTTCCCTGGAGGACGTGGCCTGCGTCCGCGGCGGGCGGCTGCTGTTCGAAGGCCTCAGCCTCAGGTTGGAAGCAGGCGAGGCAGCGCTCGTCGCAGGGCCGAACGGCGCCGGCAAATCCTCCCTGATCCGGCTGGCCGCAGGCTTGCTCCGCGCCTCGTCCGGGAGGGTGAGCCGGGCCGCAGCCGCGCTGACCGACGAGCGGCTCGCGCTCGACGAGCGCCAACGGCTCGGCGATGCCCTCGCTTTCTGGGTCCCGGATCCCGAACGCGGCATCGCGGCGATGGGCCTCGGGCCGCTCGCCGGCGTGCCGGTGCGGATGCTCTCGACCGGACAGCGCAAGCGCGCGGCGCTGGCGCGGACGGTGGCGTCCGGAGCGCCGCTCTGGCTGCTCGACGAGCCGGCCAACGGGCTCGACGGCGAGGGTCTGGCCCGACTCGAAGCGGCGATGGCGGCGCACCGATCGCAAGGGGGCGCGATCCTCGCCGCCTCGCACCAGCCGCTCGCCCTTACCGGCGCGGCTCAGGTGAAGCTCGGATGA
- a CDS encoding SURF1 family protein: MRRVPIVPTIVVLAAAGIMIALGVWQLHRAEWKERLLAQYAQAATMPPVDLDPLLDGRTALPPLGFRRALVTCHAQGQEPDIHVGRNGADEVGQVYVVPCRPGAAGLAGRLRVNLGWAARPDAVDRLTLEGIVAGRLGAVEEEGPITLTAATARAPLVPSQPSSMENIPNNHLAYALQWFFFAATALVIYAIALRRRGAPKLPPEP, encoded by the coding sequence ATGAGGCGCGTTCCGATCGTCCCGACGATCGTGGTGCTCGCCGCGGCGGGCATCATGATCGCGCTCGGCGTGTGGCAGCTGCACCGGGCCGAGTGGAAGGAGCGCCTGCTCGCGCAATATGCGCAGGCCGCGACGATGCCCCCGGTCGACCTCGATCCGCTGCTCGACGGACGAACGGCGCTTCCGCCGCTCGGCTTCCGCCGGGCGCTCGTTACCTGCCATGCGCAGGGGCAGGAGCCGGACATCCATGTCGGCCGCAACGGCGCGGACGAGGTCGGGCAGGTCTATGTCGTCCCCTGCCGGCCGGGCGCCGCAGGGCTCGCCGGGCGCCTTCGAGTCAATCTCGGCTGGGCCGCGCGGCCCGACGCCGTGGACCGCCTCACGCTCGAGGGGATCGTCGCCGGCCGGCTCGGCGCGGTCGAGGAGGAGGGACCGATCACGCTGACTGCCGCCACGGCGCGGGCGCCGCTCGTCCCAAGCCAGCCTTCGAGCATGGAGAACATTCCCAACAACCACCTGGCCTACGCCTTGCAGTGGTTCTTCTTCGCCGCCACCGCGCTCGTCATCTATGCGATCGCACTGAGGCGGCGGGGCGCGCCCAAGTTGCCGCCCGAGCCCTGA
- the ctaD gene encoding cytochrome c oxidase subunit I — protein sequence MTDTTANAVHFEAHHGHDAHHDADHKPGFFVRWFMSTNHKDIGTLYLIFAVTAGIIGGAISGLMRLELAEPGIQYLGTWANMLHSFLGMSEATFDESLHMWNVLISAHGLIMVFFMVMPAMIGGFGNWFVPIMIGAPDMAFPRMNNISFWLLPPAFILLLSSSFVSGGTGLGAGVGWTVYAPLSTSGSVGPSVDLAIFALHLAGASSILGAINFITTIFNMRAPGMTLHKMPLFVWSILVTAFLLLLALPVLAGAITMLLTDRNFGTHFFDAPGGGDPILYQHLFWFFGHPEVYIMILPGFGMVSQIVATFSRKPVFGYLGMAYAMVSIGVIGFVVWAHHMFTVGMDVNTKMYFTAATMVIAVPTGIKIFSWIATMWGGSLTFETPMVWALGFIFMFTVGGVTGVVLANAGVDTVMHDTYYVVAHFHYVLSLGAVFSLFAGWYYWFGKMWGRQYNELLGQLHFWTFFIGVNILFFPMHFLGMQGMQRRVPNYTPAFQHWNEVASIGYAIMAIGMVFFFVNIVWSLIAGKKAPDNPWGEGATTLEWTLSSPPPFHQFETLPRVD from the coding sequence ATGACCGACACCACCGCAAACGCCGTCCATTTCGAAGCCCATCATGGGCACGACGCGCATCACGACGCCGATCACAAGCCGGGCTTCTTCGTCCGCTGGTTCATGTCGACGAACCACAAGGACATCGGCACGCTCTATCTGATCTTCGCGGTCACCGCGGGGATCATCGGCGGCGCGATCTCCGGCCTGATGCGGCTCGAGCTGGCCGAGCCGGGGATCCAGTATCTCGGCACCTGGGCGAACATGCTCCATTCCTTCCTCGGCATGTCCGAGGCGACGTTCGACGAATCGCTTCACATGTGGAACGTGCTGATCAGCGCCCACGGCCTGATCATGGTCTTCTTCATGGTCATGCCGGCGATGATCGGCGGCTTCGGCAACTGGTTCGTTCCGATCATGATCGGGGCCCCCGACATGGCCTTCCCCAGGATGAACAACATTTCGTTCTGGCTGCTTCCGCCCGCCTTCATCCTGCTTCTGTCGAGCTCGTTCGTCTCCGGCGGCACCGGCCTCGGCGCCGGAGTGGGCTGGACGGTCTACGCGCCGCTCTCGACCTCGGGCTCGGTCGGCCCCTCGGTCGATCTCGCCATCTTCGCGCTCCACCTCGCGGGCGCCAGCTCGATCCTCGGCGCGATCAACTTCATCACCACCATCTTCAACATGCGCGCGCCGGGCATGACGCTGCACAAGATGCCGCTCTTCGTCTGGTCGATCCTGGTCACCGCCTTCCTTCTGCTGCTGGCCCTGCCGGTGCTCGCGGGCGCGATCACCATGCTTCTCACCGACCGCAATTTCGGCACGCACTTCTTCGACGCGCCCGGCGGCGGCGATCCGATCCTCTACCAGCATCTGTTCTGGTTTTTCGGCCACCCCGAAGTCTACATCATGATCCTGCCGGGCTTCGGCATGGTCAGCCAGATCGTCGCGACCTTCAGCCGAAAGCCGGTGTTCGGCTATCTCGGAATGGCCTATGCCATGGTCTCGATCGGCGTGATCGGCTTCGTCGTGTGGGCCCACCACATGTTCACCGTCGGCATGGACGTGAACACCAAGATGTATTTCACCGCGGCGACGATGGTCATCGCGGTGCCGACCGGCATCAAGATCTTCTCGTGGATCGCGACGATGTGGGGCGGAAGCCTGACGTTCGAGACCCCGATGGTCTGGGCGCTCGGCTTCATCTTCATGTTCACCGTCGGCGGAGTCACCGGCGTCGTCCTGGCCAATGCCGGGGTCGATACGGTGATGCACGACACCTATTATGTCGTCGCCCACTTCCACTACGTGCTCTCGCTCGGAGCGGTCTTCTCGCTGTTCGCCGGCTGGTATTACTGGTTCGGCAAGATGTGGGGGCGCCAGTATAACGAGCTGCTCGGCCAGCTCCATTTCTGGACCTTCTTCATCGGCGTCAACATCCTGTTCTTCCCGATGCACTTCCTCGGCATGCAGGGGATGCAGCGGCGCGTTCCGAACTACACGCCGGCCTTCCAGCATTGGAACGAGGTGGCCTCGATCGGCTATGCGATCATGGCGATCGGGATGGTGTTCTTCTTCGTGAACATCGTCTGGTCGCTGATCGCCGGCAAGAAGGCGCCCGACAATCCGTGGGGCGAAGGCGCGACGACTCTCGAATGGACCCTGTCGAGCCCGCCGCCCTTCCACCAGTTCGAGACTCTGCCCAGGGTGGATTGA
- a CDS encoding protoheme IX farnesyltransferase — MTTVTASTDTALPADWRDLLALTKPRVMSLVVFTALCGLLVAPVNIHPVLGFTAILCIALGAGAAAALNMWYEADLDAFMKRTASRPLPAGRMDRQTALHFGVGLSFFSVILMGVATNWLAAAILAVSILFYVIVYTVWLKRRTPQNIVIGGAAGAFPPLIGWAAATGDVATLPILLFALIFLWTPPHFWALSLFVRSDYAAAGVPMLPVVAGPKATRLQIVLYTLPMAAAAVAPWPLGLTGPLYGVAAAALSLVFLVLSLRVLANKATEPKGMKPEKQLFAYSILYLFTIFGALVADRWLLS; from the coding sequence ATGACAACCGTGACCGCCTCGACCGACACCGCTCTCCCCGCCGATTGGCGGGACCTGCTCGCGCTGACCAAGCCGCGGGTGATGAGCCTCGTCGTCTTCACCGCCTTGTGCGGCCTGCTGGTCGCGCCGGTGAACATCCATCCGGTGCTCGGCTTCACCGCGATCCTGTGCATCGCGCTCGGGGCCGGCGCGGCCGCGGCGCTCAACATGTGGTACGAGGCCGATCTCGACGCTTTTATGAAGCGCACCGCCTCGCGCCCGCTCCCGGCGGGGCGGATGGACCGGCAGACCGCGCTCCATTTCGGCGTCGGCCTGTCCTTCTTCTCCGTCATCCTGATGGGCGTCGCGACCAACTGGCTGGCGGCAGCGATCCTCGCCGTCTCGATCCTGTTCTACGTCATCGTCTACACCGTCTGGCTGAAGCGCCGGACGCCGCAGAACATCGTCATCGGCGGCGCGGCCGGCGCCTTTCCGCCGCTGATCGGCTGGGCCGCGGCGACCGGCGACGTCGCGACCCTGCCGATCCTGCTGTTCGCGCTTATCTTCCTGTGGACTCCACCGCATTTCTGGGCGCTGTCGCTGTTCGTCCGCTCGGACTATGCCGCGGCCGGCGTGCCGATGCTCCCCGTCGTCGCCGGGCCCAAGGCGACGCGGCTGCAGATCGTCCTCTACACGCTGCCGATGGCCGCCGCTGCCGTCGCGCCGTGGCCGCTCGGCCTGACCGGCCCGCTCTACGGCGTCGCCGCGGCTGCGCTGAGCCTCGTCTTCCTCGTCCTGTCGCTCCGCGTCCTGGCCAACAAGGCGACCGAGCCCAAGGGCATGAAGCCGGAGAAGCAGCTCTTCGCCTACTCGATCCTCTACCTGTTCACGATCTTCGGCGCGCTCGTCGCCGACCGCTGGCTGCTCTCGTGA
- a CDS encoding class I SAM-dependent rRNA methyltransferase, which produces MTLETLIAEPWADYGLVDSGHGRKLERYGRYRFIRPEPQAMWAPASADWAADGEFVPGSDEEGGGRWRFDRPVPKDGWDLSWEEVRFRAQATPFRHLAFFPDMAPQWTWMRERLAPGGEALNLFGYTGVGTLAMAAKGARLTHVDASKKSVESGKANAVLSGMDDKPIRWMVDDAAKFAAREVRRGRRYDGIILDPPKFGRGPAGEIWRLEEGLPGLIADCRALLDSDSRFLVLTVYAVRMSALAIGELLSQALADLGGKMECGDMAVREEARGLLLPTAIFARWSR; this is translated from the coding sequence GTGACGCTCGAAACGCTGATTGCCGAGCCCTGGGCCGATTACGGCCTCGTCGACAGCGGCCACGGCCGAAAGCTCGAGCGCTACGGCCGCTATCGCTTCATCCGGCCCGAGCCGCAGGCGATGTGGGCGCCCGCCTCGGCGGATTGGGCCGCGGACGGCGAGTTCGTCCCCGGCTCGGACGAGGAGGGCGGGGGCCGCTGGCGCTTCGACCGGCCGGTCCCCAAGGACGGCTGGGACCTTAGCTGGGAGGAGGTGCGATTCCGCGCCCAGGCGACGCCGTTCCGCCACCTCGCTTTCTTCCCCGACATGGCGCCGCAATGGACCTGGATGCGCGAGCGATTGGCGCCAGGCGGGGAAGCGCTCAACCTGTTCGGTTATACCGGAGTCGGCACTCTGGCGATGGCCGCGAAGGGCGCTCGGCTGACCCATGTCGACGCCTCGAAGAAGTCGGTCGAATCGGGCAAGGCCAATGCGGTGCTCTCCGGCATGGATGACAAGCCGATCCGCTGGATGGTCGACGACGCCGCCAAGTTCGCCGCGCGCGAGGTGCGGCGGGGCCGGCGCTATGACGGCATCATCCTCGATCCGCCCAAGTTCGGCCGCGGCCCGGCAGGCGAAATCTGGCGGCTCGAAGAAGGGCTGCCCGGGCTGATCGCCGACTGCCGGGCACTGCTCGACTCCGACAGCCGCTTCCTCGTCCTCACCGTCTACGCCGTGCGCATGTCCGCGCTGGCGATCGGCGAGTTGCTGAGCCAGGCGCTGGCCGATCTCGGCGGCAAAATGGAATGCGGCGACATGGCGGTGCGCGAGGAAGCGCGCGGCCTGCTGCTGCCGACCGCGATCTTCGCGCGCTGGAGCCGCTAG
- a CDS encoding DUF983 domain-containing protein — MPPTEPPAPAAAALKGLCPRCGNRTLFAGLATFAPACRACGLDFAGFNVGDGPAAFLIFIVGGIVVALAIALELSASPPWWLHVVLWLPLTAILTVGLLRIAKGFLLALEYRHRAREGRIQ, encoded by the coding sequence ATGCCTCCGACCGAACCACCAGCTCCCGCGGCGGCGGCGCTCAAGGGCCTCTGCCCCCGCTGCGGTAACCGCACGCTGTTCGCCGGCCTCGCGACCTTCGCGCCGGCCTGCCGCGCCTGCGGGCTCGATTTCGCCGGCTTCAACGTCGGCGACGGTCCCGCCGCCTTCCTGATCTTCATCGTCGGCGGGATCGTCGTCGCTCTGGCCATCGCGCTCGAGCTCAGCGCCTCCCCGCCCTGGTGGCTTCACGTCGTCCTGTGGCTGCCGCTGACCGCCATCCTCACCGTCGGACTGCTGCGGATCGCCAAGGGATTCCTGCTGGCGCTCGAATACCGGCACCGCGCCCGCGAGGGGCGGATCCAATGA
- a CDS encoding cytochrome c oxidase subunit 3: protein MAGAKTHQYHIVNPSVWPLVGSISAMAFFIGMVRWMHDLPYGAYIIGAGLIGILFTMLSWWMDVVREAHTGDHTPIVQLHLRYGMILFIASEVMFFVAWFWAWFNASLFPSTAESVGGVWPPEHMHVLNPFGWPLLNTLILLCSGCTVTWAHHALIHNHRDGLIKGLWCTIALGLLFTSIQAYEYAHAPFGFKDNIYTSAFFMATGFHGFHVIVGTIFLTVCLIRAYKGHFTPRQHFGFEAAAWYWHFVDVVWLFLFLCVYVWGGWGAEYH, encoded by the coding sequence ATGGCCGGAGCGAAGACCCACCAATATCATATCGTGAATCCGAGCGTGTGGCCGCTGGTGGGCTCCATATCGGCGATGGCCTTCTTCATCGGCATGGTCCGCTGGATGCACGATCTGCCCTATGGCGCGTACATTATCGGCGCCGGCCTGATCGGGATCCTCTTCACCATGCTGTCCTGGTGGATGGACGTGGTGCGCGAGGCGCACACCGGCGATCACACGCCGATCGTCCAGCTCCACCTGCGCTATGGAATGATCCTGTTCATCGCCTCGGAGGTGATGTTCTTCGTCGCCTGGTTCTGGGCGTGGTTCAACGCCTCGCTCTTCCCGTCGACCGCGGAGAGCGTCGGCGGGGTCTGGCCGCCCGAGCATATGCACGTGCTCAACCCGTTCGGCTGGCCGCTGCTCAACACGCTGATCCTGCTCTGCTCCGGCTGCACGGTCACCTGGGCGCACCACGCGCTGATCCACAATCACCGCGACGGGCTGATCAAGGGGCTGTGGTGCACGATCGCCCTTGGCCTGCTGTTCACCTCGATCCAGGCCTATGAATATGCCCACGCGCCGTTCGGGTTTAAGGACAATATCTACACCTCGGCCTTCTTCATGGCGACCGGCTTCCACGGCTTCCACGTCATCGTCGGAACCATCTTCCTCACCGTCTGCCTGATCCGCGCCTACAAGGGCCACTTCACGCCGCGGCAGCATTTCGGCTTCGAGGCGGCCGCCTGGTATTGGCACTTCGTCGATGTCGTGTGGCTGTTCCTGTTCCTGTGCGTCTACGTCTGGGGCGGCTGGGGCGCGGAATATCACTAG
- a CDS encoding cytochrome c oxidase assembly protein produces the protein MIRALDRNARTGLLAFLLVAAMVGVAYASVPLYRMFCQVTGFAGTPRRAATDQAPGDAGHMISIRFDANHSSSLPWRFEPVDTHRNVAIGARNIALFTARNLSDHAVTGTATFNVTPSQAGQYFTKIQCFCFTEQTLRPGQEVQMPVVFFVDPKILDDPDARNISEITLSYTFYPVDRRPSGS, from the coding sequence ATGATCCGGGCCCTGGACCGCAACGCGCGCACCGGACTGCTCGCCTTCCTGCTGGTCGCGGCGATGGTCGGCGTCGCTTATGCGAGCGTGCCGCTCTACCGCATGTTCTGCCAGGTGACGGGCTTCGCCGGCACTCCGCGGCGCGCCGCGACCGACCAGGCGCCGGGCGATGCCGGCCATATGATCTCGATCCGCTTCGACGCCAACCACAGCTCCTCCCTGCCCTGGCGGTTCGAGCCGGTCGACACCCACCGCAACGTCGCGATCGGCGCGCGCAATATCGCCCTGTTCACCGCCCGCAACCTTTCCGACCACGCGGTCACCGGAACCGCGACGTTCAACGTCACGCCGAGCCAGGCCGGGCAATATTTCACCAAGATCCAGTGCTTCTGCTTCACCGAGCAGACGCTGAGGCCGGGGCAGGAAGTGCAGATGCCGGTGGTCTTCTTCGTCGACCCCAAGATCCTCGACGATCCGGACGCCCGGAACATAAGCGAGATCACCCTTTCCTATACCTTTTACCCAGTGGACCGGCGCCCGAGCGGAAGCTAG
- a CDS encoding heme ABC transporter permease CcmB, producing MTRLILRELRLSATGGAALLPLVFFLLVATLFPFAVGPDGPLLARTGGGALWMAALLAALLPIDRLVEPDRSAGVLDQLALSGISEEAIAFAKLAGHWLSFAPPLMLAAIPGAALLKLPAQALVRLEIGLLIGTPGLAALTLGVAALTAGLRRGGALAGLLVLPLAVPLLIFGAGYLERGNESGALQLLGAVSLLLVAGAPFAAGAAIRALRD from the coding sequence ATGACCCGCCTGATCCTTCGCGAGCTGCGCCTGTCGGCGACCGGCGGAGCGGCGCTTCTGCCGCTGGTCTTCTTCCTCCTCGTGGCGACGCTCTTCCCGTTCGCGGTGGGACCGGACGGGCCGCTGCTCGCCCGCACCGGCGGCGGGGCCTTGTGGATGGCCGCCCTGCTCGCGGCCCTGCTGCCGATCGACCGGCTGGTCGAGCCGGACCGCTCGGCCGGCGTGCTCGATCAACTGGCGCTTTCGGGCATCAGCGAAGAGGCAATCGCATTCGCCAAGCTCGCCGGCCACTGGCTCAGCTTCGCGCCCCCGCTGATGCTCGCCGCCATCCCCGGCGCGGCCCTGCTCAAGCTGCCCGCGCAGGCGCTGGTCCGGCTTGAGATCGGGCTGCTCATCGGCACGCCCGGCCTCGCGGCGCTGACTTTGGGGGTCGCCGCCCTCACCGCCGGCCTCAGGCGCGGCGGCGCGCTCGCCGGCCTCCTCGTTTTGCCGCTCGCCGTGCCGCTGCTGATCTTCGGCGCCGGCTATCTCGAGCGCGGCAACGAGAGCGGCGCGCTGCAATTGCTCGGCGCCGTTTCGCTGCTGCTGGTCGCCGGCGCGCCCTTCGCGGCGGGCGCGGCAATCCGGGCATTGCGGGACTAG